A DNA window from Herpetosiphonaceae bacterium contains the following coding sequences:
- a CDS encoding S8 family serine peptidase, producing MSASQPAWSEQFAPGAIPQIAPLEPLENITREWAWGGSTGQGVRVAVIDSGIDAAHPAIGGRIGGYVSISEGPDGLIYDTAPHADVFGHGNACAGIIRAIAPTCDLYSIRVLGPGLSGRGAIFAAGLRWAIEHDMHVCNLSLGTTRKDFFALLHDLADQAYFRNVILVTAANNMPIPSYPSMYASVISVAAHDLNDPYLFYCNPRPPVEFGATGIDVEVAWQQGGRITATGNSFAAPHITGIVARILGKHPGLNLSQIKVILRALAANRAPGLQPDGDEQR from the coding sequence ATGAGCGCGTCGCAGCCCGCATGGAGCGAGCAGTTCGCGCCGGGGGCGATTCCGCAGATCGCGCCGCTTGAGCCGCTAGAAAACATCACCCGCGAGTGGGCCTGGGGCGGCAGCACCGGCCAGGGCGTGCGCGTCGCCGTCATCGACAGCGGCATCGACGCGGCCCATCCGGCGATCGGCGGGCGGATCGGCGGCTACGTCTCGATCAGCGAAGGGCCGGACGGTCTGATCTACGATACCGCGCCGCACGCCGATGTCTTTGGACACGGCAACGCCTGCGCCGGGATCATTCGCGCTATCGCACCCACCTGCGATCTCTACAGCATCCGCGTGCTTGGGCCGGGCCTCTCCGGTCGGGGCGCGATCTTTGCCGCCGGGCTGCGCTGGGCGATCGAGCACGACATGCACGTCTGCAACCTGAGCCTGGGCACAACCCGAAAAGATTTTTTCGCGCTGCTGCATGACCTGGCGGATCAGGCCTACTTCCGCAATGTGATCCTCGTGACGGCGGCCAACAACATGCCGATTCCGAGCTACCCGTCGATGTACGCCTCGGTGATCTCGGTCGCGGCCCACGATCTGAACGATCCGTACCTGTTCTACTGCAATCCGAGGCCGCCGGTCGAGTTCGGCGCGACCGGCATCGATGTCGAGGTGGCCTGGCAGCAGGGAGGCCGGATCACCGCGACCGGCAATAGCTTTGCCGCGCCGCATATCACCGGCATCGTCGCCAGAATTCTTGGCAAGCATCCGGGCCTCAACCTTTCGCA
- a CDS encoding GAF domain-containing protein translates to APMTHSRLLEMIVQTAASVISARAAALFLVDETTQELTFEVALGGSAETVKHFRVPLGHGIAGFVALTGQAIAIADVQNDARHASDIARSVGYMPQSILCVPLFFNDQIIGVLELLDKEGADSFSPADMHLLGIFANQAAVAIEQSWTDQHLTVLIGEALVGLGSAAIDQSGRMRERVEAFIADAQADPRYRQTLELARLVQEITVQGESELKTCQTILRSFADYLRARPAPESQIGGP, encoded by the coding sequence CGCGCCGATGACGCACTCCCGCCTGCTGGAGATGATCGTCCAGACCGCCGCCAGCGTGATCTCGGCGCGGGCAGCGGCGCTCTTTCTGGTGGACGAGACGACCCAGGAGCTAACCTTCGAGGTGGCGCTTGGCGGGAGCGCCGAGACGGTCAAGCATTTTCGGGTCCCGCTGGGCCACGGGATCGCGGGCTTCGTCGCGCTCACCGGCCAGGCCATCGCCATCGCCGACGTGCAGAACGATGCGCGCCACGCCTCGGATATTGCGCGCAGCGTCGGCTACATGCCGCAGAGCATCCTGTGCGTTCCGCTCTTCTTCAACGACCAGATCATTGGCGTGCTTGAGCTGCTCGACAAGGAAGGAGCCGACTCGTTCAGCCCCGCCGATATGCATCTGCTGGGGATCTTTGCCAACCAGGCCGCCGTGGCGATCGAACAATCATGGACCGATCAGCACTTGACCGTGCTGATCGGCGAGGCGCTGGTTGGGCTGGGCAGCGCCGCCATCGACCAGAGCGGACGCATGCGCGAGCGCGTGGAAGCATTCATCGCCGATGCGCAGGCCGACCCGCGCTATCGTCAAACGCTTGAGCTAGCCCGCCTGGTTCAGGAGATCACGGTGCAGGGCGAGAGCGAGCTGAAGACGTGCCAGACGATCCTGCGGAGCTTTGCCGACTATCTCCGGGCGCGGCCAGCGCCGGAGAGCCAGATCGGAGGGCCGTGA